CCGACCGCGGACACCTCGGCCACGGTCATCGCGCCCGACCGGCACAGCACCGCGTCCGCCGCCGCGTACGCCAGGTCCATCCGCTCCAGGTAGGGCACGGGCACGTACGGCGGCGCGCCCGGCACCGACTGCACCGCCACGGTGTTCTTCGGCCCGTGCGCGTGCAGCACGCCGATCCCGGCCTGCGCGAACGCGGGCGCCGCCGCGGACACCGCGTTGTTGATCGACCGCGCGCCCTGCGAGCCGCCGAACACCAGCAGCACCGGCGCGGTCGGGTGGAGGCCGAAGTGGGCGCGGGCCTGCTGCCGCAGCGCCGCCCGGTTGAGCGAGGTGATCGAGTGGCGCAGCGGGATGCCGATGATCTCCGCGTCGGTCAGGCCGGAGTCGGGCACGGCGGCCGCGACGCGCGCGGCGAACTTCCCGCCGACCTTGTTGGCCAGGCCGGCCTTGGCGTTGGCCTCGTGCACCACGATCGGCACCCGGCCGCGCGCGGCGAGGTACGCGGGCAGCGCCACGTAGCCGCCGAAGCCGACCACCACGTCCGCGCCGACGCGGTCGAGCACGTCCCGGGTCTGCTTGACCGCGCCGCGCACCCGCAGCGGCAGCTTGAGCAGGTCGGGCGTCGGCTTGCGCGGCATCGGCACGGGCGGGATCAGCTCCAGCGGGTAGCCGCGGGCGGGCACGAGCCTGGTCTCCAGGCCGCGCTCCGTGCCCAGCGCGACCACGCGCGCGTCGGGCCGCAGCCGCATCACCGCGTCGGCCAGGGCCAAGGCGGGCTCGATGTGCCCGGCGGTGCCGCCTCCGGCGACCACCACGCACGGTCCGGCCTGCTGGGGAACCCCGGTCACGCACTTCCTCCTCGCGTCGAGAACCGTCTGGGAATGGCTTTGGCGCTATCGCCCGTCACGGCGCCGGGACCGCACGTCGCGGTCCTGGCCGGCCTTGCGGGATTCGCGACGACGGTACTCCGACGGCGGAGCGTGACGGCCGGCCATCCGCCTTTCGTCCACCGGCGGCGGTGCGGCCTTGCGCCCGCGCGGCGGCGGCGAGGGCCGGGACGGCCGCCTGCGGGGCGGCGGCTTGTACGCCTCGGGCGCGGGCAGCTTGAGCACGCCGCCGACCCGGCCGGGGCCCAGCGAGCGCAGCGCGGACACCGCCTCCGGCTCGTGGCGGGCGCAGCTGGCCAGGATGGCGAACACCACCATGGTCGTCACCACCGACGTGCCGCCGGAGGAGATCATCGGCAGCGTGATGCCGGTGACCGGCAGCAGCCGGACCACGTAGCCGATGTTGATCGCGGCCTGCGCGACCAGCCACACCGTCAGCGTCGCGGCCACCATGCGGATCCACGGGTCGGTGTTGCGCGCGGCGATCCGCAGGCCGACCACGGCCAGCAGCGCGAACAGCCCCAGCACCACCAGGCAGCCGATGAAGCCCAGCTCCTCGCCGATCACGGCGAAGATGAAGTCGCTGTGCACGTTGGGCAGGTAGCGCCACTTGGAGCTGCCGTTGGTCAGGCCCTTGCCGAAGAACCCGCCCTCGGCCAGCGCGTACAGCGCCTGGAGCGACTGGAGGCCGGAGCCGGTCGGGTCCTCCTCCGGGTTGAGGAACGACCGCAGGCGGTCCATCCGGTAGGCCGCGGTGATGGCGAACACCGCCGCCGCGGTCACCGCGCCGGTGATGATCACGCCGAACAGCCGCATCGGCGCGCCCACGAACCACAGCAGGCTGAGCAGCACCACGCCCAGGGTGATCGTGCCGGTGAGGTCGGGTTGCAGCATGACCAGCGCGAACAGCAGCAGCGCCACCGGCACCACCGGCACCAGCAGGTGCCGGTACTGGTTGAGCAGCGCGCGCTTGGTGACCAGCACGTGCGCGCCCCACAGCGCGAGCGCCAGCTTGGCCGGTTCGATCGGCTGGAGCGAGATGGACCCGACGGTGAACCACGACTGCGCGCCGTAGTGGGACGTGCCCAGCGGGGTCAGCACCAGGCCGAGCATGATCAGGCAGACGAGCATGGCCGTGGTGCTGACGTGCCGGACCGTCCGCAGCGGGATGCGCAGCACGACCAGGAAGATCACCGCGCCGACGCCCACGTACAGCAGCTGCTTCTTGAACACGCTGTACGCCGACTCGCCGACCGCCACCGCGTCGGGCGCGGACGCCGACAGCACCATGATCAGGCCGATCGCGGTGAGCATGCCGAAGATCGCCAGCAGCAGGTGGAAGTCCGCCAGCGGCCGCCCGAGCCACGCGGTCAACGAGGTGCGCACCGCCACGGCCCGCCGCGGCCGGGGCGGACGCGCCGGCCGCTCCACCGGAGCCCGTTCCACCGCAGTCATGCGCCCATCGTCTCCCGCCTGCCGGTGGAGAACCCGAAAATCCGCCGCGTGTCGCGCGATGCGCACGTGATCCCGGCGGCACCTACCCCGGGTTCACCAGTGTTCGGACGGCCTCGGCGAACGCCTGGCCGCGGTGGGCGTAGTCGCTGAACATGTCCATCGAGGCCGCCGCGGGGGCGAGCAGCACCGCGTCGCCGGGTCGCGCCATGGACCGGGCCGCGCGCACCGCGTCGGCCATGGTCGCGCCGTCGAGCACGGCCACCGGCACGGCCGGCGCGTGCCGGTGCAGCGCGGTGGCGATGGCCTCGCGGTCGGCGCCGATCAGCACCGCGCCGCGCAGCCGGTGCGCCTGCGCGCGCACCAGCTCGTCCACGGACGCGCCCTTGAGCAGCCCGCCCGCGATCCACACCACGCTGTCGTGGGCGCGCAGCGACGCCTCGGCGGCGTGCGGGTTGGTGGCCTTGGAGTCGTTGACGTAGGTGATGCCGCCCGCCTCGGCGACCAGCTCGGCGCGGTGGGCGCCGGGCCGGAAGGCGCGCAGGCCGGCGGCGACCGCCTCGGCGGCCACGCCGTGGGCCCGCGCGAGGGCGGCGGCGGCCAGCGCGTCGGCCACGCCGAGCGGCCCGGCGGGCCGGACCTCGGCCGCGTCGAGCAGCACCGCGCCGTCGCCGAACGCCCGGTCGACCAGCTTCCCGCCGCGCACGCCCAGCTGGCCCTCGGCGGGGTCACCGAGGGTGAAGCCGACGCGGGTCCTCGCCGGGGCCGCCGCCAGCAGGTCCGCCACCACCGGGTCGTCCACGCCGCCGATGGCGACCTCGCCGGTGAGCACGCCCGCCTTGGCCGCGGCGTAGGCCGCGAACCCGCCGTGCCAGTCCAGGTGGTCCTCGGCGAGGTTGAGCAGCACGCCCGCGAACGGCCGCACGGACGGCGACCAGTACAGCTGGAAGCTCGACAGCTCGACCGCCAGCACCCGGCGGCCCGCCAGCAGCGCGTCCACCACGGGCAGGCCGACGTTGCCGCAGGCCACCGCGTCGATGCCGGCCGCGCGCAGCACCGACTCCAGCATGCCGACCGTGGTGGTCTTGCCGTTGGTGCCGGTCACCGCGAGCCACGCGGGCGGGTCGGCCAGCTCCAGGCCCATCCGCCAGGCCAGCTCGACCTCGCCGATCACCTCCACGCCGGCCGCGGCCGAGGCGGCCAGCAGCGGGTTGTCCGGCCGCCAGCCCGGGCTGGTCACCACCAGGTCGGTGCCCGCGGGCGGCCCGACCAGGCCCGGCGCCACGGTGACGCCGGGCGTGAGCTGCTCCAGGGCGTCGAGGCGGTCGGCGGAGGAGTCGGTGACGGTGACCGACGAGGCGTCGGCCGCCAGCAGCGCCTCCACCACCGACCGGCCGGTGACGCCCGCGCCCGCGACGAGGACGCGGCGCCCAGCGAGGAAACCCATGCGTCAGCTCCCGACCGCGGTCAGCCACTCGCTGTAGAACAGGCCGAGGCCGAGCATGCAGCACATGGCCGCGAGCAGCCAGAACCGGATGATCACCGTGGTTTCCGCCCACCCGGCGAGCTCGAAGTGGTGGTGGAACGGCGCCATGCGGAACAACCGGCGCCGGGACGTGCGGAACACCGCGACCTGGAGCACCACCGACAGCGCCTCGACCACGAACAGGCCGCCGATGACGACCATCAGCAGCTCGGTGCGGGTGGTGATGGACAGGCCGGCGACCAGGCCGCCCAGCGCGAGCGAGCCCGTGTCGCCCATGAAGATCTTGGCGGGCGCGGCGTTCCACCACAGGAAGCCGATGCAGCCGGCCATCGCGGCGGCGGCCACCAGCGCCAGGTCCAGCGGGTCGCGCACGTCGTAGCAGCCCGCCACCAGCAGGTTCGAGCAGTTGTAGCGGAACTGCCAGAAGCTGATCACCACGTAGGTGCCCAGCACCATCGCCGACGTGCCGCCGGCCAGGCCGTCCAGGCCGTCGGTCAGGTTGACCGCGTTGGACCAGGCGCTGATCGCGGCGTAGCAGAACACCACGAAGCCGACGATGCCGAAGGACACCACGGCGATGTCGCGCACGAACGACAGGCTCACCGAGGCGGGGGTGATGCCGTCCTTGTTCGGGAACTGGATGACCAGGACCGCGAAGATGATGGTGGCGATGAACTGGCCGACCAGCTTCGCGGTCTTGTTCAGCCCCAGGTTGCGCTGCTTGCGGATCTTGATGAAGTCGTCGAGGAAGCCGACCACGCCCAGCGAGGTGGTCAGCATCAGCACCAGCAGGCCGGACGCGCTGGGCGTCTGGTCCTGCGCGGACGCCGACATCGAGTTGACCAGGTGCGCGCCGAGGTAGCCGGCCCACATCGCGACCAGGATGGCCACGCCGCCCATGGTGGGCGTGCCGCGCTTGGTCTTGTGGTGCTGCGGGCCCTCCTCGCGGATCTCCTGGCCGAAGCCCTGGCGGGAGAAGATCTTGATCAGGTACGGCGTCAGCATGATCGACGCGATCAGCGCGATGGCCGCCGCGATGAGGATGCTCTTCACTTGCTGACCGCCTCCAGGAGGGCCTCGGCAACCCGCCACAGGCCGTATGAGTTGGATGCCTTCACCAGCACGACGTCACCCGGTCGCACCTCGGCGCGCAGCAGCTCCGCGGCCGCCGCCACGTCCGGCACCAGAATCGCTTCTTCGCCCCATGATCCTTCCAGGTGCGCGCCCTGGTGCATCGCGCGGGCGTCGTCGCCGACCACGACCAGCTTGTTGATGTCCAGGCGGACCGCGAGCCTGCCGATCTCGTCGTGCGCGCGGACCGCGTCCGCGCCCAGCTCGGCCATCGGGCCCAGCACGGCCCAGCTGCGGCGCGCCGGGGTGGTGGCGCGGGAGATGGTGGCCAGCGACTTCAGCGCCGCGCGCACCGATTCGGGGTTGGCGTTGTACGCGTCGTTGATGACCGTCACGCCGTCAGGACGTTCGGAGACCGCCATGCGATGCGCGGAGACCCGCTCCGCCCGGCCGAGGGCCTCGGCCACCTGCTCCGGGGTGGCGCCCAGCTCCAGCGCGATCGCGGCGGCGGTCAGGGCGTTGCCGACCTGGTGCGCGCCGTGCACGGCGAGCCGGACGCGGGCCTGCCCCTGCGGCGCGACCAGCGTGAACGAGGCGCGGGCCTGCTCGTCGAGGGCGATGTCGGTGGCGCGCACGGCCGCGTTCGGGCTCTCGCCGACCAGGACGACCCGGGCCCGGGTGCGCCCGGCCATGCCGGCCACCAGCGGGTCGTCGGCGTTGAGCACGGCCACGCCGTCGGCGGGCAGGGCCTCGACCAGCTCGCCCTTGGCCTGCGCGATGCCCTCGCGGGAGCCGAACTCGCCGACGTGGGCGCTGCCGACGTTGAGCACGGCGCCGACGCGCGGCGGGGCGACCCGGCACAGCGCGGCGATGTGCCCGCGGCCGCGGGCGCTCAGCTCCAGCACCAGGAAGCGGGTGTCCGCGGTGGCGCGCAGCGCGG
This portion of the Saccharothrix syringae genome encodes:
- the mraY gene encoding phospho-N-acetylmuramoyl-pentapeptide-transferase translates to MKSILIAAAIALIASIMLTPYLIKIFSRQGFGQEIREEGPQHHKTKRGTPTMGGVAILVAMWAGYLGAHLVNSMSASAQDQTPSASGLLVLMLTTSLGVVGFLDDFIKIRKQRNLGLNKTAKLVGQFIATIIFAVLVIQFPNKDGITPASVSLSFVRDIAVVSFGIVGFVVFCYAAISAWSNAVNLTDGLDGLAGGTSAMVLGTYVVISFWQFRYNCSNLLVAGCYDVRDPLDLALVAAAAMAGCIGFLWWNAAPAKIFMGDTGSLALGGLVAGLSITTRTELLMVVIGGLFVVEALSVVLQVAVFRTSRRRLFRMAPFHHHFELAGWAETTVIIRFWLLAAMCCMLGLGLFYSEWLTAVGS
- the murD gene encoding UDP-N-acetylmuramoyl-L-alanine--D-glutamate ligase produces the protein MGFLAGRRVLVAGAGVTGRSVVEALLAADASSVTVTDSSADRLDALEQLTPGVTVAPGLVGPPAGTDLVVTSPGWRPDNPLLAASAAAGVEVIGEVELAWRMGLELADPPAWLAVTGTNGKTTTVGMLESVLRAAGIDAVACGNVGLPVVDALLAGRRVLAVELSSFQLYWSPSVRPFAGVLLNLAEDHLDWHGGFAAYAAAKAGVLTGEVAIGGVDDPVVADLLAAAPARTRVGFTLGDPAEGQLGVRGGKLVDRAFGDGAVLLDAAEVRPAGPLGVADALAAAALARAHGVAAEAVAAGLRAFRPGAHRAELVAEAGGITYVNDSKATNPHAAEASLRAHDSVVWIAGGLLKGASVDELVRAQAHRLRGAVLIGADREAIATALHRHAPAVPVAVLDGATMADAVRAARSMARPGDAVLLAPAAASMDMFSDYAHRGQAFAEAVRTLVNPG
- the murG gene encoding undecaprenyldiphospho-muramoylpentapeptide beta-N-acetylglucosaminyltransferase; protein product: MTGVPQQAGPCVVVAGGGTAGHIEPALALADAVMRLRPDARVVALGTERGLETRLVPARGYPLELIPPVPMPRKPTPDLLKLPLRVRGAVKQTRDVLDRVGADVVVGFGGYVALPAYLAARGRVPIVVHEANAKAGLANKVGGKFAARVAAAVPDSGLTDAEIIGIPLRHSITSLNRAALRQQARAHFGLHPTAPVLLVFGGSQGARSINNAVSAAAPAFAQAGIGVLHAHGPKNTVAVQSVPGAPPYVPVPYLERMDLAYAAADAVLCRSGAMTVAEVSAVGLPAVFVPLPIGNGEQALNAGPVVSAGGAVLVPDEQLSPEWVVDNVVPLVADRNRLAAMTAATLGTGHREADEVLARIVLDVIRK
- a CDS encoding UDP-N-acetylmuramoyl-tripeptide--D-alanyl-D-alanine ligase — translated: MIPLSLAEIAEVVGGTLHNATGDEVVTGSVEFDTREVTEGGLFLALPGERVDGHDFAAQAVARGAAGVLAGRPVDAPAVIAPPVTAAGGNAYVLSGDTDGAGAAVLAALARLARHVTDRLAAQTGLTVVGVTGSSGKTSTKDLIAQVLAPLGPTIAPPGSFNNELGHPWTALRATADTRFLVLELSARGRGHIAALCRVAPPRVGAVLNVGSAHVGEFGSREGIAQAKGELVEALPADGVAVLNADDPLVAGMAGRTRARVVLVGESPNAAVRATDIALDEQARASFTLVAPQGQARVRLAVHGAHQVGNALTAAAIALELGATPEQVAEALGRAERVSAHRMAVSERPDGVTVINDAYNANPESVRAALKSLATISRATTPARRSWAVLGPMAELGADAVRAHDEIGRLAVRLDINKLVVVGDDARAMHQGAHLEGSWGEEAILVPDVAAAAELLRAEVRPGDVVLVKASNSYGLWRVAEALLEAVSK
- the ftsW gene encoding putative lipid II flippase FtsW — encoded protein: MTAVERAPVERPARPPRPRRAVAVRTSLTAWLGRPLADFHLLLAIFGMLTAIGLIMVLSASAPDAVAVGESAYSVFKKQLLYVGVGAVIFLVVLRIPLRTVRHVSTTAMLVCLIMLGLVLTPLGTSHYGAQSWFTVGSISLQPIEPAKLALALWGAHVLVTKRALLNQYRHLLVPVVPVALLLFALVMLQPDLTGTITLGVVLLSLLWFVGAPMRLFGVIITGAVTAAAVFAITAAYRMDRLRSFLNPEEDPTGSGLQSLQALYALAEGGFFGKGLTNGSSKWRYLPNVHSDFIFAVIGEELGFIGCLVVLGLFALLAVVGLRIAARNTDPWIRMVAATLTVWLVAQAAINIGYVVRLLPVTGITLPMISSGGTSVVTTMVVFAILASCARHEPEAVSALRSLGPGRVGGVLKLPAPEAYKPPPRRRPSRPSPPPRGRKAAPPPVDERRMAGRHAPPSEYRRRESRKAGQDRDVRSRRRDGR